The Halorussus gelatinilyticus genome contains the following window.
CAGGTCGTTCACGATGTCGCTCTCGAACCCCGCGGAGACGACGCGGGCGTACTGGCGGATGCGGTCGCCGCCGCGGCGCTCGTCGATGTCCAACAGCGCGTTGACGAGTCGGGAGACGACGCCGATGCCGGGGCTCTCGCGGCGGCCGCTCTCGTAGTCGCTGACGACCGACGACGACACGTCGAGGTGGTCCGCGAGGTCGGTCTGGGAGACCCCGAAGTCGGTGCGCCACTTCCGGAGCGTCGCGCCGGGGTCGTCGCTGAGGGTTATCTCGCCCGCGATTCGCTCGGCGAGGTCCCCGCGGGGGTCGGTGTCTTCGGTCATGGTCCCCCGTGCGCGAGTCGGTCGGAAAAGCGTATCGAAATCGGGGTTCGACGTTCGCCGAACCTGTCGGAACCCGGACACCGAGTCTCGCCGGACCGTCGTCCTGTCGGTCCCAGAGGTTTTTACAGCGCGAAAGCTATCGACAACCAATGGGAAGTGACGAAAGCGGGGTCGCTCGTGCGGGGACGACGTTCGCCGGGGTCGCGGCGGTCATCTCGCTCGCTTGGGCGACCGGAACGTACGCGGAGCGCGCTCGACCGGGGTCGCTCGCACTCTACGGTCAGGTGGTCGCGTTCTCACTCGTCATCAGCGGACCGGTCGGCGGCGGCGTCTGGAAACTCGTCGTCGAGCGATCCGACCGCTGGTCGCTCCCGCACAGGGGTGCGGTCGCCGGCGGACTCACGATGTGGCTCACCGTCGCGGTGGTAGTCCCGCTCGTCGTCATCTCGAACAATCTACAGGGGGCGTTCACCACCGGGAGCGCCGCGTTCGAAGCGGGCGCGCTGTTCGTCGTGGGCGCGATTCTCGGCGCGGGACTCGTCGGCGTCTTCACCATCCCGGTCGGGGTCGTCGTCGGGTATCTGCTCGGACGCCGACAGTCGGGCACGTTGAACTCGCTCCCGTTGGTGTCGCGATTCGCGTGGCCGAACTGAACGTCGCTTGGTCGCCCTACGAAATAGAGCCGTGAGGCTGAACGAACGATAACGACGAACTGGTGGGGTGAACGGAACGGCGACGGTCGGACCGGCCGACGGACCCGACAGCGACGAGCGGCGGACCGGGCGACGAGCAGACGGCAGCGGTCGAGCGAGGGCAAATCTTGATAACTCTTGGCACCACCTATACCAACAGATGCCTTCGACGGTAGTCCACGTCGCGCTCGCGGGACTGGTGGGGACCGCACTGCTGGCCGACTACTTCGACGGAAAGGCGGTGGCGGTCGTGATGGCGGCGGTGGTGCTGGTTGACTTCGACGTGTTCGTCGGCTTCTGGATAGAAGGCGCCCACCGCGCGGCGTTCCACACGCTCCTCCTGCCGCTCCTTGGCGGGATTCTGCTGTGGGCGGACCTGCGGCGAGGCGACGATTCGCTCGTGCGCTCGCAGTGGGGTGCCCAGGGCGTCAGGGTCGGTTGGGTCACTCTCGTCGCGGTCACGTTCGCCGGCATCGGTCTCGACGCGTTCTTCAACGGTGTGAACCTGCTGTACCCGGTCCACGACCGGTTCTACACGTTCGACGGCAAGGTGTTCTACTCGACGAAGGAGGGCTTCGTCCAGACGCTCGTAAACGTGGATTTCGAGGCGCTGGTCGAGACGTTCGCGCCGGAGCAGTCGGGTGGCGCGAGCGAGGCGGGGTCCGGCGGTGCGTCGGCCGGGTCGAACGGCGGAAACTCGGAGTCGGTGCGGACGACCGAGAACACCCACTACAGCACGGGAATCGACCCGAAGAAGGGTGCCGAGACCGGGAGCGTGGAACGACTGTTCCCCATCGCCTACACCGGCGAGCGCGCGCTCCTCGCGCTGACGGGCTACTCGGTGGTCGGGCTTCGGGTCTGGATGGAGCGCCGGGAGTAGAACGGGGCGACGAGAATTGGAACCGGATTCCGACGGGCGCGCATCTTCACCGACTACCGGAAATGTGCATTTTCGCCGACCACAGGACGCGCCGCGAACGCGTCCGCGCTCGCGGTTCTGCGCGGCCGCGTTCGTACGTGGGGAGGCACGGGGCGCGGTCGCGGTGCGGATGCGGTGCGGTAGACTCCTCTGTGTCGGCAACAGTGCGGTTCGCGGTCGTGATGCCGTGCAGTGCCGTTGCGGTCTGATGGGCGTCGGTGTCAGTTCGCGTTGCGGTGGCAGTCTCACCGGAGTCGGCGATACCGAACCTTCGTCCTCGAACCACGAAATCAGGTCACCCTTCGCGCCGACTCGCAATCGCTAACAGCCCCGTCCGCCAAGCCCGAACCGTGACCGAAACCATCGAACTCCGACCGTACGACCCCGACCGCGACCCCCGCGACCTCTGGGACCTCAAGCGCGCCTTCGAGTTGGGACTCGGGTCGGGCACCGGTGACGACGACAAGCAGGACGTCTACGAGGGGAAACTGACCGACGAGTACGGCGAGCGCTACCTCGACTGGGTGTTCTGGTGTACGAAGCACGACCCGCGGTGCGTCACCGTCGCCGAAATCGTCGGCGACGAGCCAGACGCGGCAGAGTCCGGAGATGACACGGGAGACGCTCGAGCGACGGCAGAAGCGTCCGACGGCCACAGTCTGGCGGGCTACGTCTTCGTCCTCCCGCAGCAGTTGGCGATGATTTGGGACGCCGCGGTCCTGAACGAGATTTACGTCCGGCCGGAGTATCGCGGTAGTGGCGTCGCGGACGACCTGATGGACGCCGCGGTGGCGCTGGCCGAGGACCAAGACCTCCCGCTCGACCGCCTCGTACTGGACGTGGACCGCGAGAACGACCGCGCGCAGGCGTTCTACGACCGCCACGGCTTCGAACACTGGGGCGAGATGGTCGCTCGGAAGTTGGAGTAGACGAATCCGCCTTCGGCACGACCGCAGGAATCGCGGTGGGGACTCGCGATGCGGAGCGCCGCGCCAGCGAGCGCAGTTCTGTCGATGCCGAGGCTCCTCGGGGAACCCAAACACGGCGTCGGATACCGGCCCAAACTCTCAATTCTCCCCGGCACGTATCGAGTTTCGAAACCGGGGGTTTCCGTCGCTAGCGACCCCGAAATCTGCTGGCGACACTCTACGATGGACATCCAAGCCTACGAACGACAGGAACGCATCGAGCGCGTCGAGGCGGCCGAAGCCACCGAGAACGACCTCGTGACCGTCGCGGTCCCGCCCGACAAGCCGCTCGGCGAGGCGCTCGAGCGCATCGAGGAGGACCGCGCGGAAGCCGAGTACATCGACACCGAAGGCGAGGACGCGGCGTATCTGGAGGCGCTCGAAGCCGTCCGGAGCGTCCTCCAGCACCACGAGACCACGCCCGAGAACGGACTCGTCGTCTACGCGGGCGTCGTGGACGGCGAGGTGGTCGAGTACGTCTTCGACGACCTGCCCTCGCCCGTCTCGGAGTTCGTCTACGAGCGCGACAACGAGTTCGACGCCGGGTTGCTCGACGCGGCCGCCGGGGAGTCCTCGAAGACGTTCGGACTGCTCGTCGTGGAGCGCGGCGGCGCGGCGCTCGGCCTGACCGAGAACGAGGACGTGCAAGTGGTCGAGACCTTCGAGAGCGACGTGATGGGCAAGTCCAAGGCGGGCGGCCAGTCGGCCCAGCGGTTCGAGCGCGACCGCGAGCGCCAGAAGGAGGAGTTCTTCGAGACGGTCGCCGAGGAAGCGAAGCGCGCGTTTCTGGGCGACCACGACGCCGAGTCCGCCAGCGCGACCGGCGACGTGGACGGCCTGCTCCTCGGGGGCACCAGCGTCACCGTCGAGGACTTCCGCGACGGCGACCACCTCGACCACCGACTCGAAGACCGACTGGTCGGCGACCCCGTGTCGGTCGAGTACGCCTCCGAGCAGGGACTGCGACAACTCGTCGAGAAGGCCAGCGACCGCATCGAGACGGCCGAGCGCCGGGAGATGCGCGAGACGCTCGACCGGTTCTTCGACGCGCTGGAGACCGGCGGCGGGTCGGGCGAGTCGTCCGACGAAGTCGTCTACGGCCGCGACTCGGTCGCGCAGGCGCTGGAGTACGACGCGGTCGAGACCGCGCTGGTCTCGGCTGACCTGTCCGCCGAGGAGGTCCGGGGGATACAGGACCTGACCGAGCAGGAGGGCGGCGATTGCGTGGTCGTGCCGACCGACTTCGAGCGCGGACGGCGGTTCCGCGAGGCGTTCGACGGCGAGGCGGCGATTCTCCGGTTCGCCATCGAGTGACTGCCGCCGGGACCCCGGCGGGGTCAGTACGTCTGATAGCTCGCCGACCCGACCGTCACCCGGACCAGCACGTTCTCGGGGTACTCGTCGGCTTCCGCGCCGTACTTCGAGTTGATTCGCTCGGCCGCCCGCAGGCGCTCCTCGTCGTCCTCGACGACTTCGGCGGTCCCGCGGAGCGTCACCATCCACTGGGCGTTACCGCCCTCGTCCTTCTGGATGGAGACGGCGACGCGGGGGTTCTCGCGGACGTTCGCAAGCTTCTTCCCCGTCGTCAGCACCTCGAATACGCCGTCGTCGTAGCGGTACCAGACCGGCGCGACGTGCGGGCGGCCCTCGGTGCAGGTGGCGAAGTGCGCCATCAGCGGTTCGCTCGTGAGGAGTTGCTCGGCCGCCGCCGGAACCGGATTGCTCATGCGAGTCGTTCGGGCGGCACGCGAAAAAGCGTTCCCGCCGGGACGGTGGCCGGGGTTCGACGCCGGGCTACAGCACCAGCCACGCCACCAGCGCGATGACGATTAGCTTCTTCACGAGGACAACGGCGATGACCAACTGCTTGGTCGTCATCGTGCGCGAGAGGCGGACGAGTCGCCGGACGAACTTGGGCGAGCGGGCGAGTTCCCGGCCGAGCAGTCGGAGTTCGGTCAGGAACGTCGCGCCCGCCGACCCCTCGCCTTCGACGTACTCGATCTGGGCCTCCGGAACCCACGTCTCGCCGGTGTAGACGACCGAGAGGCTCTCGCCGTCGAGAAACGACACCTGCTCGAAGTCGAAGCCCTTCGACTCGGCCAGCGCCTCCAGCTTGAGTACGTCGCGGTCGCTGTCGAGGTCGTAGACGAACCGCTCGGTGTCGGTGGTCCACGGGAACCCCACGGTCAGGACGACCCGTCGCTCGCCGACGAACACGTCCCGGACCGTCGCTCGCTCGGCGTTTCCCTTCCGCTCTTTCTTCTTGCTCCGGAGGTGTTCGTACTCGGGCGCCTCGGCCGAGTCGTCGGTCCGTCCGACCGAGTCGCCAGTCCCGTCAGCCGATTCGTCGGTCGTCGAGGCGGCCGCGCTCGGGGTTCGGTCGCCTTCGCTCCGGTCGCTGGCGGTCCCGTCGCCCGCGCTGGCGGCCCCGTCGGTGGAGGGTCGGCTCATCGGTTCTCGCCTCGAAATAGGCGCCGTGTCGGCATAAGTGTGTCTCGGGGGCGCACGGAACGGGACGCCGACCGACCTGCGGCCGGACTCAGAAGGTTACGGTGAGGGCCGCGACCGGACCGACGCGGCCCGAACGCATTCCCGACCGGAAAGCGAACGCCAGACATGGCCGACTACTCGGACGACCACATCGGCAAGCGAGTCGTCACGCAGGGTGGCGTCGAAATCGGCACGGTGGATGACGTCCGCAACGGCGACATGTACGTGAGCGTTACCACCGACGACACAAACGAGACGGTGGACCAACTCGGCTGGGAGGGACCGGTCGAACAGGACGTGCATCACCTCCGCGACCAGTACGTCTCTGACATCACGGAGAACACGGTTCGGCTTCGGGTCTGAGAGGTCGGTCCGGACGTGACGGACTACCTTGACCAACCGAGAGTATCGACTCGTGACCGATCGATATCGACGGTTCGACGGGCGAAACGAATCGGAGACCGTTCTCCAGTCGTAGCGCCGTCAGGCGTCGGCGTGTCCCGCGAGGAATCAGTCGGCGTGACTCGTGAGTGACTCACGGGTGACCGCCGGTTTTCACTCGTCGCTCGACTCGTCTTCGCCGTCGAAGTCGAGCGCGACCGAGTTGATACAGTAGCGCTTGCCGGTCGGTTCGGGACCGTCCTCGAAGACGTGACCGAGGTGGCCGCCGCAGTTCGCGCACAGCACCTCGATGCGGTCCATCCCCTTGCTGGTGTCCCGGCGCATCTCGATGCGGTCGTCGTCCGCGTCGTAGAAACTCGGCCACCCGCACCCCGATTCGTACTTCGTGTCCGAGTCGAACAGTTCAGCGCCACAGCCCGCACAGGCGTAGGTGCCGTCCTCCTTCCGGTCCACGTGGTCACCCGTGAAGGGCCGCTCGGTCCCGGCCTCCCGGAGGACGCGGTACTCCTCGTCGCTCAGACGCTCGCGCCACTCCGCGTCGTCCTCGGGCAGGTCCTCGCGGGCCTCTCGCTCCTCGTGTTCACTCATACCTCCGCTTGGGTCTCGGGAGGGTTAGGGGTTGCGCGGTTCCGGGCGGAATCGTCCGGCTACGGAGGCGCGGGCGCGACGTTCTCCATCGGCACCGCGCCCGACTCGCTACTCCACGTCGGCCGCGCGCTCGACGGCCGCGAGTTCGTACGTCTCGACGTACCGCCCTTCGTCTTTCTCGACGGTCACGACGATGGACGAGGGATACCCCCAGTCCACGTCGAGGACCGTGCCCTCGACTCGCGTCGGTCGAACGAGACGCCCGGCGACCGTGACCGTCTCGTCGCTCGCGGCGACCGTCTCCTCGTCCGTCATGTATGACTCGCCTGACAGAGCGTAGCCGTCGTCCAATCCATACGGCGAACCGACCGGCCGAGAAAGTATAAGAATTCCATTCTGTTCAACTCGATTTACTGCCGGAGACGCGGGCGGACGTGGTGTGAACGGTTTGAACTGTTCCGATTTCTGCGGTCCCGGTCGGGGACTCGAACTATCCGACTCGTTTCTCCATGACGATTTCGTCGTACTCGCGGTACGAAAGCGGGTACTCGCCGGTCTTCTCGTAGCCGCGACTGCGGTACAGGTCGGCGAGGTACGGATGTCCGTCGGGCGTCGTGAGCCACACGGTCTCCCGGTCGCCGTCGCGGACCGCTTGCTCCGCGCGGTCGAGCAGTTTTCGGCCGACGCCCTCGCCCTTCCGGTCCTCGCGGACGCCCAGACGACTGAGTTTCGCCCGGTCGGAGTCGGTGGCTTCGAGTCTGACCCCGCCGACGAGTTCGGCTCCGGCCTCGGCGACGAAGACCCGACTCTCCCGAATCCACTCCGCGACCTGCTCGGCAGTCGCGGACTCCGCC
Protein-coding sequences here:
- a CDS encoding pyridoxamine 5'-phosphate oxidase family protein, which encodes MSNPVPAAAEQLLTSEPLMAHFATCTEGRPHVAPVWYRYDDGVFEVLTTGKKLANVRENPRVAVSIQKDEGGNAQWMVTLRGTAEVVEDDEERLRAAERINSKYGAEADEYPENVLVRVTVGSASYQTY
- the msrB gene encoding peptide-methionine (R)-S-oxide reductase MsrB encodes the protein MSEHEEREAREDLPEDDAEWRERLSDEEYRVLREAGTERPFTGDHVDRKEDGTYACAGCGAELFDSDTKYESGCGWPSFYDADDDRIEMRRDTSKGMDRIEVLCANCGGHLGHVFEDGPEPTGKRYCINSVALDFDGEDESSDE
- a CDS encoding Vms1/Ankzf1 family peptidyl-tRNA hydrolase — translated: MDIQAYERQERIERVEAAEATENDLVTVAVPPDKPLGEALERIEEDRAEAEYIDTEGEDAAYLEALEAVRSVLQHHETTPENGLVVYAGVVDGEVVEYVFDDLPSPVSEFVYERDNEFDAGLLDAAAGESSKTFGLLVVERGGAALGLTENEDVQVVETFESDVMGKSKAGGQSAQRFERDRERQKEEFFETVAEEAKRAFLGDHDAESASATGDVDGLLLGGTSVTVEDFRDGDHLDHRLEDRLVGDPVSVEYASEQGLRQLVEKASDRIETAERREMRETLDRFFDALETGGGSGESSDEVVYGRDSVAQALEYDAVETALVSADLSAEEVRGIQDLTEQEGGDCVVVPTDFERGRRFREAFDGEAAILRFAIE
- a CDS encoding GNAT family N-acetyltransferase; translated protein: MTETIELRPYDPDRDPRDLWDLKRAFELGLGSGTGDDDKQDVYEGKLTDEYGERYLDWVFWCTKHDPRCVTVAEIVGDEPDAAESGDDTGDARATAEASDGHSLAGYVFVLPQQLAMIWDAAVLNEIYVRPEYRGSGVADDLMDAAVALAEDQDLPLDRLVLDVDRENDRAQAFYDRHGFEHWGEMVARKLE
- a CDS encoding GNAT family N-acetyltransferase — protein: MTEPRIRSATPEDAERLAAVYRSAYAENRRLGFPAKAESATAEQVAEWIRESRVFVAEAGAELVGGVRLEATDSDRAKLSRLGVREDRKGEGVGRKLLDRAEQAVRDGDRETVWLTTPDGHPYLADLYRSRGYEKTGEYPLSYREYDEIVMEKRVG
- a CDS encoding metal-dependent hydrolase translates to MPSTVVHVALAGLVGTALLADYFDGKAVAVVMAAVVLVDFDVFVGFWIEGAHRAAFHTLLLPLLGGILLWADLRRGDDSLVRSQWGAQGVRVGWVTLVAVTFAGIGLDAFFNGVNLLYPVHDRFYTFDGKVFYSTKEGFVQTLVNVDFEALVETFAPEQSGGASEAGSGGASAGSNGGNSESVRTTENTHYSTGIDPKKGAETGSVERLFPIAYTGERALLALTGYSVVGLRVWMERRE